A window of the Thalassoglobus sp. JC818 genome harbors these coding sequences:
- a CDS encoding DUF1552 domain-containing protein yields the protein MNTLSRRTMIQGLGVTLGLPILDAMVPSQAWAAPEMLAGNRMGFVFFPNGAIMKDWTPGQVGAQFDLPRTLKPLAAHQKDLLVLTGLAQDKARANGDGGGDHARNSAAFLTGSQPRKTDGADIHVGVSVDQIAASQIGHQTKLPSLEVGIDAGRQAGRCDSGYSCAYQSNISWKTPTTPVAKEVQPKLAFERLFGRGEDHKAVQERNFYRKSILDFVSADSKKLKNRLGANDQRKLDEYFTSVREIEQRIERSEDQASRARPDLDIPDGVPSDWAEHVRLMYDLIVLSFQTDTTRVFTFMLANSGSNRTFKELGVNGGHHQLSHHRNEEEKVAQLQKIDEYSVKQFSYFLDKLKSVKEGDGTLLDHSMVLYGSALSDANRHRHEDLPILVAGRGNGTIQTGRHVRYEEETPMNNLFLSMLDRMNVKVDQLGDSTGRVTQLDG from the coding sequence ATGAACACTCTTTCACGACGAACGATGATCCAAGGTCTTGGCGTCACGCTTGGCTTGCCAATTCTCGATGCAATGGTTCCGTCTCAAGCCTGGGCAGCTCCAGAGATGCTCGCTGGCAATCGCATGGGGTTTGTCTTCTTCCCCAACGGGGCCATCATGAAGGACTGGACTCCAGGTCAGGTCGGGGCTCAGTTTGACTTGCCACGCACACTCAAACCACTCGCCGCACATCAGAAAGATTTGCTCGTCTTGACCGGATTGGCTCAGGATAAAGCTCGAGCAAATGGTGATGGAGGCGGAGACCACGCCAGAAATTCGGCCGCGTTCTTGACCGGTTCACAGCCGCGAAAAACCGATGGAGCAGACATTCACGTGGGAGTTTCGGTCGACCAGATCGCTGCAAGTCAGATTGGTCATCAGACGAAACTTCCATCACTCGAAGTCGGAATTGACGCCGGTCGCCAAGCAGGCCGCTGCGATTCCGGCTACAGCTGTGCTTACCAGTCGAACATCTCTTGGAAGACTCCAACGACTCCGGTCGCCAAAGAAGTGCAGCCCAAACTGGCCTTCGAGCGACTCTTTGGTCGGGGAGAAGATCACAAAGCAGTCCAGGAGCGAAACTTCTATCGCAAGAGTATTCTTGACTTTGTGAGTGCTGACTCGAAGAAACTGAAGAATCGACTCGGTGCGAACGATCAGCGGAAGCTCGACGAGTACTTCACAAGTGTTCGCGAGATCGAACAGCGGATCGAACGTTCAGAAGATCAGGCGAGTCGAGCGCGTCCTGATTTGGACATCCCTGACGGCGTGCCTTCCGATTGGGCAGAGCACGTGCGACTGATGTACGACTTGATTGTTCTCTCTTTCCAGACAGATACAACCCGAGTCTTTACGTTCATGTTGGCCAACTCCGGAAGCAATCGAACGTTCAAAGAGTTGGGAGTCAACGGTGGCCATCACCAGTTGTCGCATCACCGCAACGAAGAGGAAAAAGTTGCTCAGCTGCAGAAGATCGACGAGTACTCAGTGAAGCAGTTTTCCTACTTCCTCGACAAACTGAAGAGCGTGAAAGAAGGCGACGGAACGTTGTTGGATCACTCGATGGTGCTCTACGGTTCCGCTCTGAGTGATGCCAACCGACATCGCCATGAAGATCTGCCGATTTTGGTCGCTGGTCGAGGCAATGGAACGATTCAGACCGGTCGACATGTGCGGTATGAAGAAGAGACTCCGATGAACAATTTGTTCCTGTCCATGCTTGATCGAATGAACGTGAAAGTCGATCAACTCGGCGACAGCACTGGCCGCGTGACCCAATTGGACGGCTAG
- a CDS encoding DUF1592 domain-containing protein codes for MSVHFALLFAFAFGIGAGSFQSSTCLAADSPLQPIAERDFKAEILPFFQTYCSDCHSSGYQEGDFGLHRYAEEEALKQDRGIWTKVLHLVKLGAMPPSEVDQPNEEDRKKVVEWLEHQLFYVDCSQQHEPGRVTVRRLNRLEYDNTVRDLLGVDFHPSDDFPSDDVGYGFDNIGDVLSVPPLLIEKYLNAAEQVVEQAIPTHHPDYVFVEMTGDRLKKEGSVNGSDGGWKVMPSRGTVIAEFDLKAPGRYQILIEAKADQAGSDQAKMEIHVDEKSLRTVEIEGHRKSNDFSFEIRSRAGKKVVSATFLNDFYDAEADGRKDRNLYVRNITIEGPLDMNADIRKDYPLIGTMPSRSRSVRQAATENLRDFLPRAFRRPVTTAEIQRYAEFAQLATDRNEGFERAMQIAVQAVLVSPEFLFRVESSEQIGNGVEQLDDYALASRLSYFLWSSLPDDELFELAKQKRLRDPNVLKKQTERMLKDPKSKALIESFSGQWLGLRRLATDEVAPDPKLFPEFDEQLRSDMWKETELFFGAVVNENRSIYDLLNGRYTFLNERLAKLYGIEGIQGEDFRKVQFKNEPRLGVLTNPSILTLTSYPNRTSPVKRGQWVLENLLNDPPPDPPPSVPTLEEAAPENLKLSFREQLELHRQDPGCASCHVLMDGIGFGLENFDPIGRWRTKDGEFPVDASGELPSGESFRGPEELVGILNRRKEQFGRCLTEKLLTYAIGRGVEYYDRCAVDEILNQLEEDDRFSALVLQIVKSTPFQMRRSTTTQTITRK; via the coding sequence TTGTCAGTTCACTTTGCCCTGCTCTTTGCGTTTGCATTCGGAATTGGGGCTGGGAGCTTCCAGAGTTCAACTTGCTTGGCTGCCGATTCGCCGCTTCAGCCGATTGCTGAACGAGACTTCAAGGCCGAGATTCTTCCATTCTTCCAGACATACTGCTCGGACTGTCACAGTTCCGGTTATCAAGAGGGCGACTTCGGTCTTCACCGCTATGCAGAGGAAGAAGCGCTCAAGCAAGACCGCGGAATCTGGACCAAAGTTCTGCACTTAGTGAAGCTGGGTGCGATGCCTCCTTCCGAGGTTGATCAGCCAAACGAAGAAGATCGAAAGAAAGTCGTCGAGTGGCTGGAACATCAGCTGTTTTACGTGGATTGCAGTCAACAGCATGAGCCGGGCCGCGTGACTGTTCGTCGGCTGAACCGGTTAGAATACGACAATACGGTTCGCGACCTCTTGGGTGTCGACTTTCATCCGTCTGACGACTTTCCTTCCGATGACGTTGGATATGGATTCGACAATATTGGTGATGTTCTCTCGGTTCCGCCGCTGTTGATCGAGAAGTATCTGAACGCTGCCGAACAGGTCGTCGAACAAGCTATCCCAACGCATCATCCCGACTACGTTTTCGTCGAGATGACCGGAGACCGTCTCAAGAAAGAAGGGTCGGTGAATGGATCGGATGGTGGCTGGAAAGTCATGCCATCTCGCGGGACGGTTATCGCTGAATTCGACTTGAAAGCACCCGGTCGATATCAAATTCTGATCGAAGCCAAAGCCGATCAAGCTGGTTCTGACCAAGCCAAAATGGAAATTCATGTTGATGAGAAATCGCTGCGGACTGTCGAGATCGAAGGACATCGAAAGTCGAACGACTTCTCATTCGAAATTCGATCACGGGCTGGGAAGAAAGTCGTCTCGGCAACGTTCTTGAACGATTTTTACGATGCTGAAGCAGACGGCCGAAAGGATCGAAATCTGTACGTTCGCAATATCACGATCGAGGGGCCACTCGATATGAACGCTGATATTCGAAAGGACTATCCGCTGATTGGAACTATGCCCTCTCGGTCACGATCGGTTCGACAGGCAGCGACGGAAAATTTGCGAGACTTTCTTCCGCGAGCGTTTCGGCGACCTGTGACGACGGCAGAAATTCAGCGGTACGCTGAATTCGCTCAGCTGGCGACTGACAGAAATGAAGGCTTTGAACGAGCGATGCAGATCGCCGTTCAGGCGGTGCTGGTCTCTCCTGAGTTTTTATTCCGAGTCGAGTCTTCCGAGCAGATTGGAAATGGAGTCGAACAGCTCGACGACTACGCGCTCGCTTCGCGATTGTCGTATTTCTTGTGGAGCAGCCTCCCCGATGACGAACTCTTCGAACTCGCGAAACAAAAGCGACTCCGCGATCCGAATGTTCTGAAGAAACAAACGGAACGAATGCTTAAAGATCCGAAGTCGAAAGCTCTCATTGAGAGTTTCTCGGGACAATGGCTCGGCCTGCGTCGGTTGGCCACTGATGAAGTCGCCCCGGATCCGAAGCTGTTTCCGGAATTCGATGAACAACTCCGATCCGACATGTGGAAAGAGACGGAATTGTTCTTCGGCGCGGTCGTGAATGAGAACCGAAGCATCTACGACTTGTTGAACGGACGGTACACGTTCCTCAACGAACGACTGGCAAAGCTCTACGGCATCGAAGGGATTCAGGGAGAAGACTTCCGAAAGGTCCAGTTCAAGAATGAGCCGCGGCTCGGAGTGCTGACCAATCCCAGCATCCTGACTTTGACGAGCTATCCGAATCGAACGTCACCAGTGAAGCGGGGACAATGGGTGCTTGAGAATCTGCTCAACGATCCTCCGCCTGATCCACCTCCCAGCGTACCGACTCTCGAAGAAGCAGCACCCGAGAATTTGAAACTTTCTTTTCGTGAGCAACTCGAACTGCATCGACAAGATCCCGGTTGTGCATCGTGTCATGTGTTGATGGATGGAATCGGATTCGGTCTGGAAAATTTCGATCCGATCGGTCGTTGGCGAACTAAAGACGGAGAGTTTCCGGTCGATGCTTCGGGTGAGCTCCCCAGTGGGGAATCGTTCCGCGGACCGGAAGAACTGGTCGGAATTTTGAATCGTAGAAAAGAACAGTTCGGTCGCTGTTTGACTGAAAAGCTGTTGACGTATGCCATTGGTCGAGGAGTCGAGTATTATGACCGATGTGCCGTCGACGAAATCTTAAATCAACTGGAAGAAGACGATCGCTTCTCAGCCCTGGTGCTGCAGATTGTGAAGTCAACACCTTTCCAGATGAGAAGAAGTACCACTACCCAGACGATCACTCGTAAATGA
- a CDS encoding MoaD/ThiS family protein, with protein MATVFIPTSLRSLSGGVRSIDTDAGNVREVIDQLEAQFPGMRDRLCENGGLKKGIAVAIDSRVCSHGLLEQVPPDSEVHFVPGVSGG; from the coding sequence GTGGCAACCGTTTTTATCCCGACGTCCCTTCGCTCGCTGTCCGGAGGAGTTCGATCCATCGACACGGACGCTGGAAATGTCCGGGAAGTCATCGATCAACTGGAAGCTCAATTTCCGGGAATGCGAGACCGACTTTGTGAGAATGGCGGTCTCAAGAAAGGGATCGCGGTTGCGATCGATTCGCGAGTTTGCAGCCACGGATTGCTCGAACAGGTTCCCCCCGATAGCGAAGTGCACTTTGTTCCCGGTGTGTCAGGCGGGTGA
- the rfbC gene encoding dTDP-4-dehydrorhamnose 3,5-epimerase, producing the protein MEFVETDLPGVKLVKPKVFGDERGFFLELYHQGKFSEGGIPDAFVQDNMSRSQKGVLRGLHYQIQHPQGKLVMALQGEIFDVAVDVRKSSPHFGKWVGATLSSENRHALYVPPGFAHGFLVLSETAEVLYKCTDLYHPEHERSLIWNDSTVGIEWPNDLEPILSAKDQKGLPLTEVECFD; encoded by the coding sequence ATGGAATTTGTCGAAACGGATCTGCCAGGCGTTAAGCTTGTGAAACCGAAAGTCTTCGGCGATGAACGCGGTTTCTTTCTGGAATTGTACCATCAGGGGAAGTTCAGCGAAGGGGGAATCCCGGACGCATTCGTTCAGGACAATATGTCCCGATCTCAAAAAGGAGTCCTGAGAGGGCTGCACTATCAGATTCAGCATCCGCAGGGGAAGCTGGTCATGGCCCTGCAGGGAGAGATTTTTGACGTAGCTGTCGACGTTCGAAAGAGCTCACCCCACTTCGGGAAATGGGTCGGAGCCACGCTTTCATCCGAGAATCGACACGCGCTGTACGTTCCTCCCGGATTTGCTCACGGATTCCTGGTTCTCTCCGAAACTGCAGAGGTTCTCTACAAGTGTACGGACCTGTATCATCCAGAGCACGAACGGTCACTAATCTGGAACGACTCCACAGTTGGAATCGAGTGGCCGAACGATTTGGAGCCGATCCTGTCCGCCAAAGATCAAAAAGGTCTGCCTCTGACAGAGGTCGAATGCTTCGACTGA
- the pdxA gene encoding 4-hydroxythreonine-4-phosphate dehydrogenase PdxA, with product MDAAKLPYVALTMGDPAGVGPEVIAGVLASPETAALPAHLIVVGDSQRLERASNLVGSTTPIIECKSIEEAKQRSVSADGTRVAACWNPSQADLSQVQDGTINAQSGAAAYDWLVAATEAAKSRIIDGIVTAPLSKAALHLAGHHYPGHTEILAERCGVTDFAMMLYLPQGEIVRSEFGLGVAHVTLHTSVASVPGLISQSAISEKIELIHGFLKRVGASEPRIGVCALNPHGGESGLFGREEIEIIAPAVEASQGKGINANGPFPADTLLQRAVAGRFDGVVAMYHDQGHIALKLVGFQKAVNVTLGLPIVRTSPSHGTAYDIAWTNQVDSGGMKEALRVALQLIQTRD from the coding sequence ATGGATGCCGCGAAGTTGCCATATGTCGCCCTCACGATGGGCGATCCTGCAGGAGTGGGACCGGAGGTCATCGCGGGAGTGTTGGCCAGCCCAGAGACAGCTGCTCTTCCCGCACATCTGATTGTCGTCGGTGACTCGCAGCGTCTCGAACGTGCATCCAATCTCGTTGGATCGACGACTCCGATCATCGAGTGCAAATCGATTGAGGAAGCAAAACAACGCAGCGTCTCCGCGGACGGAACACGTGTCGCTGCGTGCTGGAATCCTTCACAGGCTGATCTGTCGCAAGTTCAGGATGGAACCATCAACGCCCAATCCGGGGCAGCGGCATATGATTGGCTCGTCGCAGCGACGGAAGCGGCCAAGTCCAGGATCATCGACGGAATCGTCACCGCTCCACTCAGCAAAGCAGCGCTCCACCTTGCTGGCCATCACTATCCAGGTCATACAGAAATCCTCGCCGAACGCTGTGGCGTGACAGATTTCGCGATGATGCTTTACTTACCGCAGGGGGAAATCGTCCGCTCCGAATTCGGATTGGGCGTCGCTCACGTCACGCTTCATACCTCAGTCGCCAGCGTCCCGGGGCTGATCTCCCAATCGGCAATCTCCGAGAAAATTGAACTGATCCACGGATTCCTGAAGCGAGTTGGTGCTTCCGAACCTCGAATTGGAGTCTGTGCACTCAATCCACATGGAGGAGAATCGGGACTGTTCGGAAGAGAAGAAATCGAAATCATCGCTCCCGCCGTTGAAGCCAGCCAAGGGAAGGGAATTAATGCGAACGGTCCATTCCCGGCGGATACTCTTCTTCAACGCGCAGTCGCTGGCCGTTTCGATGGGGTCGTGGCCATGTATCACGATCAGGGACATATCGCTTTAAAGCTGGTCGGCTTTCAGAAGGCGGTTAACGTCACACTCGGTTTACCCATCGTCCGCACGAGCCCCAGCCACGGAACCGCTTACGACATCGCTTGGACGAATCAGGTCGACTCAGGCGGGATGAAAGAGGCACTCCGCGTCGCACTGCAGCTCATTCAAACTCGCGACTGA
- a CDS encoding protein-L-isoaspartate(D-aspartate) O-methyltransferase, with protein MYRTDALICLITLTTLITAPEALHAQGRDRYSADRERMVEEFIVAEGVENPRVVEVMRNVPRHLFVKPEHRRLAYFDQALDIGFKQTISPPFIVAYMTETLDPQPEDKVLEIGTGSGYQAAVLSGLVDEVYTIEIVEPLGERTQRLLKRLEYENVHCLIGDGYQGWPEHAPFDKIIVTCSPENVPQPLIEQLKEGGRMIVPLGERYQQVFHLFEKVDGELKQTELIPTLFVPMTGQMEELRKVKPDPLNPTLANTGFEIDSNDDGLADSWHYQRRSSLSEDAFRGEKALRFENNEPGRMAHILQGLPIDGSQVPRVNLSWAMKSQNIRPGQSTRELPGITIYFFDSKRIPIDRVTMGPWLADQADWKEFSRAIDVPRDAREAILQAGLNGATGVLYLDELELTPLR; from the coding sequence ATGTACCGCACGGATGCTCTGATCTGTCTGATCACTTTGACAACTCTCATCACCGCTCCTGAAGCTCTGCATGCTCAGGGTCGCGATCGATATTCGGCAGACCGGGAACGCATGGTCGAAGAATTCATCGTGGCTGAGGGTGTGGAAAACCCTCGCGTTGTCGAAGTCATGAGAAACGTTCCCCGACATCTCTTCGTGAAGCCCGAACATCGCCGATTAGCCTACTTCGATCAGGCACTCGATATCGGTTTCAAGCAGACGATCTCGCCCCCGTTCATTGTCGCTTACATGACGGAAACGCTCGATCCTCAGCCCGAAGATAAAGTGCTCGAAATCGGAACCGGCAGCGGATATCAGGCAGCCGTTCTGTCTGGACTTGTCGACGAAGTCTACACGATTGAGATTGTCGAGCCGTTGGGCGAACGAACGCAACGGCTGCTCAAGCGGCTCGAATACGAAAACGTCCACTGCTTGATCGGTGATGGATACCAAGGTTGGCCGGAACACGCCCCATTCGACAAGATTATCGTCACTTGCTCACCCGAAAACGTTCCACAACCGCTGATCGAACAACTGAAAGAAGGGGGACGCATGATCGTCCCACTCGGTGAACGCTACCAACAAGTCTTTCATCTGTTCGAAAAAGTCGATGGGGAACTCAAACAGACAGAACTGATCCCCACGCTCTTCGTCCCGATGACTGGTCAGATGGAAGAACTACGGAAGGTCAAACCCGATCCGCTGAATCCAACGCTGGCGAATACCGGATTCGAAATCGACAGCAACGACGACGGCCTGGCAGACAGCTGGCACTATCAGCGCCGCTCCTCACTCAGCGAAGATGCCTTTCGCGGGGAAAAAGCTCTGCGGTTCGAGAACAATGAACCGGGCCGAATGGCGCATATCCTTCAAGGACTCCCCATCGATGGATCGCAAGTTCCCAGAGTTAACCTCTCATGGGCGATGAAATCCCAGAACATTCGTCCCGGTCAGTCGACGCGTGAGTTGCCGGGAATCACGATTTACTTCTTCGACTCGAAACGCATTCCCATCGACCGCGTGACTATGGGACCGTGGCTCGCTGATCAAGCTGACTGGAAAGAATTCTCTCGAGCGATCGACGTTCCGAGAGATGCACGAGAAGCCATTCTGCAAGCTGGCCTGAACGGTGCCACCGGCGTTCTCTATCTCGATGAACTCGAACTGACACCGCTCAGATAA
- a CDS encoding SDR family oxidoreductase, whose amino-acid sequence MNINLAGRTAVVTGASSGIGRATAIALSRAGARVFAGDVQLRAETSSEFESLGIHERICDVQKLDQLSQLIDEAAESTRRLDILVNNAGIIMVKQVPEVSEEDWDRCLDTNLKAAFFGTKFAIPHFRKTGGGSVINTASNAGLLPRAHDPVYSISKMALVGLTKSLALCHSVDRIRVNCVCPGPVGETEIMEEGLRDHQDRSKAEKMFIDASPLARAHERMISPAEIAESILYLASDAAAMVTGTSIAIDGGKSLGVPPQS is encoded by the coding sequence ATGAACATCAATCTTGCGGGTCGGACCGCAGTCGTGACCGGTGCGAGCAGCGGAATTGGACGAGCGACAGCCATTGCTTTGTCCCGTGCGGGTGCAAGGGTTTTTGCAGGCGACGTGCAGCTTCGTGCCGAGACTTCCAGCGAGTTTGAGAGCCTCGGGATTCATGAACGAATCTGTGATGTCCAAAAGCTCGACCAGCTTTCGCAGCTCATTGACGAAGCAGCTGAGTCGACCCGTCGACTTGATATCCTCGTGAACAATGCGGGGATCATCATGGTCAAACAGGTTCCGGAGGTGTCGGAGGAGGACTGGGATCGGTGCCTCGACACCAACTTGAAGGCTGCGTTTTTCGGGACGAAGTTTGCGATTCCGCACTTTCGCAAAACGGGTGGCGGATCGGTGATCAACACCGCCAGTAACGCCGGGCTTCTGCCACGTGCACATGACCCGGTTTATTCCATCAGTAAGATGGCACTGGTGGGGCTGACAAAGAGCCTCGCATTGTGTCATTCAGTCGACAGGATTCGTGTGAATTGCGTCTGCCCGGGCCCGGTCGGAGAGACTGAGATCATGGAAGAGGGTCTTCGCGATCATCAGGATCGTTCCAAGGCAGAGAAGATGTTCATCGATGCCAGTCCGTTGGCTCGAGCGCATGAGCGGATGATTTCTCCGGCAGAGATCGCAGAATCGATTCTGTATCTCGCGAGTGATGCCGCTGCGATGGTGACGGGAACATCGATCGCGATCGACGGAGGAAAGTCGCTGGGTGTTCCTCCTCAGTCATAA
- a CDS encoding SDR family NAD(P)-dependent oxidoreductase, producing the protein MLPGIKLFNMSGRTAIVTGGSKGLGKAMAAGLASAGANVVLVSRHIDEANEAAEEISKEFSVQAKGVSADVTKMSEIDALVKETVSEFGSVDVLINSAGINIRGSIEDLTLEQFQEVQNINVNGIWICCKSVIPHMKKAGYGRIINMASTLGLVGLANRTPYTSSKGAVVQMTRALGLELAPTGITCNAICPGPFLTPMNEPIADSEEAKKFIVGAVAMNRWGNLEEIQGAAIFLASDASSYVTGSLVTVDGGWTAR; encoded by the coding sequence ATGCTTCCAGGAATCAAACTCTTTAACATGTCAGGTCGAACAGCTATCGTAACCGGTGGATCCAAAGGACTTGGAAAGGCGATGGCTGCGGGACTGGCTTCCGCAGGTGCGAATGTCGTTCTCGTCAGCAGACACATTGACGAGGCCAATGAAGCTGCTGAAGAAATCTCGAAAGAGTTCAGTGTGCAAGCGAAGGGCGTTTCTGCTGACGTGACCAAAATGTCGGAAATCGACGCTCTCGTCAAAGAGACCGTCTCGGAATTCGGAAGCGTCGATGTTCTGATCAACAGCGCTGGAATCAATATTCGCGGATCGATTGAAGACCTGACGCTGGAACAGTTTCAGGAAGTTCAAAACATCAACGTGAACGGAATCTGGATCTGCTGCAAGTCGGTCATCCCTCATATGAAGAAAGCGGGATACGGGCGGATCATCAACATGGCCAGTACTCTCGGGCTGGTCGGGCTCGCGAATCGAACTCCTTACACGTCGAGCAAAGGGGCGGTTGTGCAAATGACGCGAGCTCTCGGCCTGGAGCTGGCACCGACCGGAATCACGTGCAACGCCATCTGTCCGGGTCCATTTCTGACGCCGATGAACGAACCGATTGCTGACAGCGAAGAGGCCAAGAAGTTTATTGTGGGCGCTGTGGCAATGAATCGCTGGGGAAACCTGGAAGAGATTCAGGGGGCGGCCATTTTCCTCGCGAGCGATGCTTCCAGCTACGTTACCGGCAGCCTCGTGACTGTTGATGGTGGTTGGACAGCTCGATAA